One window of Camelus dromedarius isolate mCamDro1 chromosome 18, mCamDro1.pat, whole genome shotgun sequence genomic DNA carries:
- the YWHAB gene encoding 14-3-3 protein beta/alpha — protein sequence MTMDKSELVQKAKLAEQAERYDDMAAAMKAVTEQGHELSNEERNLLSVAYKNVVGARRSSWRVISSIEQKTERNEKKQQMGKEYREKIEAELQDICNDVLELLDKYLIPNATQPESKVFYLKMKGDYFRYLSEVASGDNKQTTVSNSQQAYQEAFEISKKEMQPTHPIRLGLALNFSVFYYEILNSPEKACSLAKTAFDEAIAELDTLNEESYKDSTLIMQLLRDNLTLWTSENQGDEGDAGEGEN from the exons ATGACCATGGATAAAAGTGAACTGGTACAGAAAGCCAAACTCGCCGAGCAGGCTGAGCGCTATGATGACATGGCTGCGGCCATGAAGGCGGTCACGGAGCAGGGGCACGAGCTCTCCAATGAAGAGAGGAACCTGCTCTCCGTTGCCTACAAGAACGTGGTCGGCGCCCGCCGTTCTTCCTGGCGTGTCATCTCCAGCATTGAGCAGAAGACGGAGAGGAACGAGAAGAAGCAGCAGATGGGCAAAGAGTACCGGGAGAAGATCGAGGCTGAGCTGCAGGACATCTGCAATGATGTTCTG GAGCTGTTGGACAAATACCTTATTCCCAATGCTACACAACCAGAAAGTAAGGTGTTCTACTTGAAAATGAAAGGAGATTATTTTAGATATCTTTCTGAGGTGGCATCTGGAGACAATAAACAAa ccACTGTGTCGAACTCTCAGCAGGCTTATCAGGAAGCATTTGAAATTAGTAAGAAAGAAATGCAGCCCACACACCCAATTCGACTGGGCCTGGCACTTAATTTCTCCGTCTTTTACTATGAGATTCTAAACTCTCCTGAAAAGGCTTGCAGCCTGGCAAAAACG GCATTTGATGAAGCAATTGCGGAATTGGATACACTGAATGAAGAGTCTTACAAAGACAGCACCCTGATCATGCAGTTGCTTAGGGACAATCTCACT cTGTGGACGTCGGAAAACCAGGGAGACGAAGGAgatgctggggagggagagaactAA